In the genome of Triticum urartu cultivar G1812 chromosome 5, Tu2.1, whole genome shotgun sequence, one region contains:
- the LOC125511405 gene encoding 54S ribosomal protein L19, mitochondrial-like translates to MATLKDVATRKPILATIRLLVPAGAARPAPPVGPALGFYRLNLMAFCKDFNARTQKYKAETPMQVTLTAYKDSTFEFVVKSPSVSWFLKKAAGVETASSRPGHNMVTSLSLRHVYEIAKLKQTDPFCKHMSLEALCKSIIGTAKSMGIEIVKDL, encoded by the coding sequence ATGGCAACACTTAAAGATGTGGCAACGCGGAAGCCTATTCTAGCGACAATCCGCCTCCTAGTTCCTGCTGGAGCAGCCCGTCCCGCACCCCCTGTCGGACCAGCTCTGGGTTTCTACAGGCTCAATCTGATGGCTTTCTGCAAGGATTTCAATGCAAGGACACAGAAGTACAAGGCGGAAACTCCAATGCAAGTCACGCTGACCGCCTACAAGGACAGCACTTTCGAGTTTGTAGTCAAGTCGCCATCGGTCTCATGGTTTCTCAAGAAAGCAGCGGGCGTCGAGACAGCAAGCAGCCGGCCAGGCCACAACATGGTGACGTCCCTCTCACTTCGCCACGTCTACGAGATCGCGAAGCTGAAGCAGACCGACCCGTTCTGCAAGCACATGTCGCTCGAGGCCCTGTGCAAGTCCATCATCGGCACGGCCAAGTCAATGGGCATCGAAATCGTCAAGGATCTCTGA
- the LOC125511404 gene encoding uncharacterized protein LOC125511404, with protein MLVRSASTPVLGALHATSGAGGHSPAVHFAESSPTVAYHPPAISCSLSAGGGGGSASDHERSRGGGGGLRRACSDGNLAALGGRAEDHHHLPPRPRPALETIRSFTARDGARGEEEEEEDDDQETSFGQFGFGSTYAQEHPLFLARGLGIDRLGSGLLSADCGGGIDGGSGGGYLVASGGGGGDRSGIEIHYKRLIEEDPCNGLFLRNYAQFLYQVKGDRRRAEEYYSRAILADPNDGELLSEYARLVWEVHGDEERASSYFHRAARADPHNSHVLAAQAAFLWDTDDGAGPEDDDATSYAGFLAAHPFMASATS; from the exons ATGCTGGTCAGGAGCGCGTCCACGCCGGTGCTCGGCGCGCTGCACGCCACCTCCGGCGCCGGCGGCCACTCGCCGGCCGTCCACttcgccgagtcctcgcccacggTCGCCTACCACCCGCCGGCCATCTCTTGCAGCCTGTccgccggcggtggcggcggctcggCCTCAGACCACGAGCGCTCCCGCGGAGGCGGGGGCGGCCTGCGCCGCGCGTGCTCGGACGGCAACCTCGCCGCGCTGGGCGGCCGCGCGGAGGACCACCACCACCTGCCGCCGCGGCCCAGGCCGGCGCTCGAGACGATCCGGTCGTTCACGGCGCGCGACGGGGCCaggggcgaggaggaggaggaggaggacgatgacCAAGAGACGAGCTTTGGGCAGTTCGGCTTCGGCAGCACGTACGCGCAGGAGCACCCGCTGTTCCTGGCCAGGGGCCTCGGGATCGACCGGCTGGGCTCGGGCCTGCTGAGCGCCGACTGCGGGGGCGGCATCGACGGCGGCTCCGGGGGAGGCTACCTGGTAGCCTCCGGCGGCGGGGGAGGGGACCGCTCCGGCATCGAGATCCACTACAAGAGGCTCATCGAGGAGGACCCCTGCAACGGCCTCTTCCTCAGGAACTACGCGCAGTTCCTCTACCAG GTGAAAGGGGATCGGCGTAGGGCGGAGGAGTACTACTCCCGCGCGATCCTGGCGGACCCCAACGACGGCGAGCTGCTGTCGGAGTACGCCAGGCTGGTGTGGGAGGTGCACGGCGACGAGGAGCGCGCCTCCAGCTACTTCCACCGGGCGGCCAGGGCCGACCCGCACAACAGCCACGTCCTCGCCGCGCAGGCCGCCTTCCTGTGGGACACCGACGACGGCGCCGGGCCCGAGGACGACGATGCCACGAGCTACGCCGGGTTCCTGGCCGCTCACCCGTTCATGGCTTCCGCCACGAGCTGA